In Candidatus Methylomirabilota bacterium, the genomic stretch CGTCTTCCTTGTGAGTGGCGAGGCCCCAGCGGTGGCCGGAGGGGTCCTCCACCTGGCCGAAGCGGTCGCCCCAGAACATGTCCGTGAGGGGCATGACCACCTTGGCCCCGGCCCCGACCGCCTGCTTGAAGGTGGCATCCGCGTCGGGAACGTATATATAGAGGTAGCCGGTGGGCCCACCCACCGAGGCCGGCGCCCGGCATCCCATACCCGGCTGCTCGTCGCTCAGCATCACGATGGAGTCGCCGATCTTCACCTCGGCGTGCATGATGCTCTTGCCGTCGGGGCCGGGTATCCGCATCAGCTCTTTCGCCCCGAAGGCCCGCTTGTAGAAATCGATCACCTGCGCGCCGTCCCGGACCGTGATGGCCGGCGTGACCGCGTGGTAGCCGTCGGGAATGTCCTTCGCCATGACCTGATCTCCTGTTACAGCTTCAGCTTGTCGACCAGC encodes the following:
- a CDS encoding VOC family protein, with product MAKDIPDGYHAVTPAITVRDGAQVIDFYKRAFGAKELMRIPGPDGKSIMHAEVKIGDSIVMLSDEQPGMGCRAPASVGGPTGYLYIYVPDADATFKQAVGAGAKVVMPLTDMFWGDRFGQVEDPSGHRWGLATHKEDVSPEEMGKRQREFFAQMGQQKK